A section of the Flavobacterium ardleyense genome encodes:
- a CDS encoding Nif3-like dinuclear metal center hexameric protein produces MKLSEIAGILEEMSPLAHAEDYDNVGLLVGNPQADIHGILVCHDALESVIDEAITKNCNMIVCFHPILFSGLKKITGKNYVERSVIIAIKNDIAIYAIHTALDNDKNGVNKIMCDALGLTDTKILIPKKNTVGKLVTFTVHENANAVRKALFAAGAGSIGNYDQCSFVTEGVGSYRPGAGAAPVIGKLNERTEAAEQKIEVTYNKHEESKILKALFDAHIYEEVAYETYTLNNTNQNVGLGMTGILKNPVSELEFLELVKDKMQCGGIRHSAFLDKKVSKVAVLGGSGASAISNAIAAQADIFITADLKYHNFYEAENKIVLADIGHFESERYTKNYIVDFLRKKILNFAIILSEENTNPVKYL; encoded by the coding sequence ATGAAACTATCAGAAATTGCTGGGATTTTGGAAGAAATGTCTCCTCTAGCCCACGCCGAAGATTATGATAATGTTGGACTTCTCGTTGGAAATCCTCAAGCAGATATTCACGGAATTCTGGTTTGCCACGATGCTTTAGAATCTGTAATCGATGAAGCAATTACTAAAAATTGCAATATGATTGTTTGCTTTCATCCGATTCTGTTTTCGGGCCTTAAAAAGATTACCGGCAAAAATTACGTAGAGCGTTCGGTTATTATAGCCATCAAAAACGACATTGCTATTTATGCTATCCACACCGCTTTGGACAATGACAAAAACGGGGTTAATAAAATAATGTGCGATGCTTTGGGACTTACTGATACCAAAATTCTTATTCCAAAGAAAAACACAGTTGGAAAGTTGGTAACATTCACTGTTCATGAAAATGCAAATGCAGTGCGCAAAGCTCTATTTGCTGCGGGTGCCGGATCTATAGGAAATTATGATCAGTGCAGTTTTGTGACGGAAGGAGTAGGTAGTTATCGTCCTGGCGCAGGAGCTGCTCCAGTAATTGGAAAACTAAATGAACGTACCGAAGCTGCTGAGCAAAAAATAGAAGTTACCTATAATAAGCACGAAGAAAGCAAGATCTTAAAAGCGCTTTTTGACGCTCATATATACGAAGAAGTTGCCTATGAAACTTATACCCTAAATAATACCAATCAAAACGTAGGGTTAGGAATGACTGGAATCCTCAAAAATCCGGTCTCGGAACTAGAATTTCTCGAGCTAGTTAAGGACAAAATGCAGTGTGGGGGAATTCGACATTCGGCTTTTTTAGATAAAAAAGTTAGCAAAGTTGCAGTGCTTGGAGGTTCGGGCGCAAGTGCAATTTCTAATGCTATTGCGGCCCAAGCTGATATTTTTATCACTGCCGATCTAAAGTATCATAATTTTTATGAAGCTGAAAATAAAATAGTTCTAGCAGATATCGGACACTTTGAAAGTGAACGTTACACAAAAAATTATATTGTTGATTTTCTTCGGAAAAAAATCCTTAATTTTGCAATCATTTTATCAGAAGAAAATACAAATCCGGTTAAGTACTTATAA
- a CDS encoding tetratricopeptide repeat-containing hybrid sensor histidine kinase/response regulator, translating to MRFWQYSLLLFSILTFSQPKAEKLDSVATYLQIAAFDIKTNNYIAALDHTQKAINYAEAKNDIDNQAKSYTLLGDLYFQIKKYEDAFDGYAHASKLYAILPASSNQALVYYKIGLCYMQKKQYSMAEKSFNTAKEIYQSISYLDAIELLELQKGILYRTNGKVEEAAQIFTSLLAKTEKEDVYNIRAEALYELGTIELDKKRSNLAINYLDRAAIFNKKNFNQDLQSNIFLALSTAHENIGQNTKAFAYLKEHLELRNNISLINNKRLGQAEYNKFKESEKLKTIEQMHLENEQQKKSNRFSKVISILAIALISILSLLSLSLYKNNIIRNHSNQLLKDKNNELQAAKDKAEKASKARTEFLSTVSHELRTPLNAINGITHLLITEEPKKDQLKYLNALKFSGNYLLTFINEILEINRIDSGTVIPEKIAFNLRQLLENIHSSMSELAIDNNNLFVLEIDSEVPDNLLGDPTKLSQIFINLINNALKFTSDGSVKVIAKREMADEGTVLINFKVIDTGIGIAKEKQSAIFDSFAQGSIEINRKYGGTGLGLNIVKKLIKMMGGKISLESEIGQGSTFSFTINFDQGSEVSRQSEYSYNDDVFVNKKILLVEDNKINQMITEKLLQNKQIICDTIDNGEEAIEIIRDKTYDLVLMDIHLPGINGTIATQMIREFDSHTPIIALTAISLNENRDMLLSYGMTDVITKPFDPENFYKILSQNL from the coding sequence ATGAGATTTTGGCAATACAGTCTATTACTGTTCAGTATCCTAACTTTTTCTCAGCCAAAAGCTGAAAAATTAGACAGCGTTGCGACATATCTTCAAATTGCAGCTTTTGACATCAAAACCAATAATTACATTGCTGCTCTTGATCACACTCAGAAAGCGATAAATTATGCAGAGGCAAAAAATGATATTGATAATCAAGCAAAATCGTATACGCTTCTAGGAGATCTTTATTTCCAAATTAAGAAATATGAAGATGCTTTTGATGGTTATGCCCACGCCTCCAAATTGTACGCCATACTTCCAGCGTCTTCTAACCAAGCTCTTGTATATTATAAAATAGGCCTTTGCTATATGCAAAAGAAGCAATATTCAATGGCTGAAAAATCATTTAATACTGCCAAGGAGATTTATCAATCTATTTCCTATCTCGATGCAATTGAACTTTTAGAATTGCAGAAAGGAATTTTATACAGAACGAACGGCAAAGTAGAAGAAGCTGCACAAATTTTTACTTCCCTCCTAGCTAAAACTGAAAAAGAAGATGTGTATAATATTCGGGCTGAAGCGCTTTATGAATTAGGCACTATTGAATTGGATAAAAAGCGTTCTAATCTTGCAATTAATTACCTAGATCGAGCTGCTATTTTCAATAAAAAAAATTTTAACCAAGATCTACAATCTAATATTTTCCTTGCTCTTAGTACTGCGCATGAAAATATTGGACAAAATACCAAAGCATTCGCTTACTTGAAAGAGCATTTGGAACTTCGAAATAATATATCACTTATAAATAATAAGCGACTTGGTCAGGCGGAATATAACAAGTTTAAAGAAAGTGAAAAACTCAAGACTATTGAGCAAATGCATTTGGAAAATGAGCAGCAAAAGAAATCAAATCGATTCTCGAAGGTAATTAGTATTTTAGCAATAGCACTTATATCAATTTTGTCACTCCTTAGTTTGTCTTTGTATAAGAATAATATTATTCGAAATCATTCCAATCAACTTCTCAAAGACAAAAACAATGAGCTTCAAGCTGCAAAAGATAAGGCAGAAAAAGCTTCAAAAGCGCGGACAGAATTTCTTTCCACTGTAAGTCATGAATTGCGTACTCCTTTAAATGCAATTAACGGAATAACGCATTTATTGATAACCGAAGAGCCAAAAAAAGATCAGTTAAAATACCTTAATGCCCTTAAATTTTCTGGCAATTATCTGTTGACATTTATTAATGAAATACTTGAAATAAATCGGATTGATTCTGGAACAGTGATTCCAGAAAAGATAGCTTTCAACTTACGACAACTTCTAGAAAACATCCATAGCTCAATGAGTGAATTGGCAATTGACAACAACAATTTATTTGTCCTAGAAATAGACTCCGAAGTGCCCGATAATTTACTAGGAGACCCAACTAAACTTTCTCAAATCTTTATCAATCTTATCAATAATGCACTCAAATTTACTTCTGATGGTAGTGTAAAAGTTATCGCAAAACGAGAAATGGCTGATGAAGGTACAGTTCTTATTAACTTTAAAGTTATAGATACGGGAATAGGTATTGCAAAAGAAAAGCAATCTGCCATATTTGACAGTTTTGCGCAAGGCTCAATTGAAATTAATCGAAAATATGGCGGTACAGGATTAGGCTTAAATATCGTAAAGAAACTTATCAAGATGATGGGAGGTAAAATTTCTCTTGAAAGTGAAATTGGACAAGGCTCCACCTTTTCATTTACTATAAATTTTGATCAAGGATCAGAGGTTTCTCGTCAATCAGAATATAGTTATAATGACGATGTATTTGTTAACAAAAAAATTCTGCTGGTAGAAGACAATAAAATTAATCAGATGATCACTGAAAAATTGCTTCAGAATAAGCAAATTATTTGTGATACAATTGATAATGGAGAAGAAGCAATTGAAATTATACGAGACAAGACATACGATTTAGTTCTGATGGATATTCATTTGCCGGGAATTAACGGAACGATTGCCACTCAGATGATTCGAGAATTTGATTCCCATACACCAATTATTGCATTAACTGCAATTTCGCTGAATGAAAACAGGGATATGTTGCTATCCTACGGGATGACCGATGTGATAACTAAACCATTTGATCCCGAAAATTTCTATAAAATATTATCTCAGAATCTTTAA
- a CDS encoding alpha/beta fold hydrolase encodes MKSLLYFILTKSIGLYINILQWFAKKIAAKTAYNFFSHPRVKRLSQTDLPPILQSAEKQIFDFENHKIQTYIWVGTQENVLLIHGWESNAARWENMVQLLQKYQKTIIAIDAPAHGLSSGKSFDIPTYGKFIKFISEKFHPQFIIAHSLGGASAVYSQAIFSSASLQKMVLIAAPSDQKVLFENYVELLSLNNSVLVGIDKHFKKRFGYSLDEFSGQNFAKLITIPTLIIHDHTDASVLYEESQKIFSNLPNAIMHSTNGLDHSMQDEDLNQLIYNFLFK; translated from the coding sequence ATGAAGTCACTATTATATTTTATACTTACAAAGTCGATTGGACTTTATATCAATATTTTGCAATGGTTTGCAAAAAAAATCGCTGCAAAAACTGCCTATAATTTCTTTAGCCATCCAAGGGTAAAAAGACTTTCTCAAACTGACCTTCCTCCTATTTTGCAATCGGCAGAGAAACAGATTTTTGATTTCGAAAATCACAAAATTCAAACCTATATTTGGGTTGGAACTCAGGAAAATGTTTTGCTTATTCACGGTTGGGAAAGCAATGCTGCCCGATGGGAAAATATGGTTCAACTACTTCAGAAATATCAGAAAACCATTATTGCAATAGACGCTCCCGCTCACGGCTTGAGTAGTGGAAAGTCCTTTGATATTCCTACTTACGGAAAGTTTATCAAGTTTATTTCGGAGAAATTTCATCCACAATTTATCATCGCACATTCGTTAGGTGGCGCTTCTGCGGTGTATTCTCAAGCGATTTTTTCCTCTGCTAGTCTTCAAAAAATGGTTTTGATTGCCGCACCTTCAGATCAGAAAGTGCTTTTTGAAAATTATGTAGAACTTCTTAGCCTCAATAATTCTGTATTGGTTGGAATCGACAAACATTTTAAGAAGCGTTTTGGTTATAGTTTGGATGAATTTTCGGGTCAGAATTTCGCAAAGCTTATCACTATTCCAACGTTGATCATCCACGATCACACAGATGCAAGCGTTTTATACGAAGAGTCTCAAAAGATTTTTAGCAATCTTCCGAATGCCATTATGCATAGCACTAATGGCTTAGATCACAGTATGCAGGACGAAGATCTTAATCAGTTGATTTACAATTTTCTCTTCAAGTAA
- a CDS encoding zinc ribbon domain-containing protein codes for MANIKELSVEEKLRALYDLQLIDTRIDEIRNVRGELPLEVEDLEDEVAGLTTRLDKLKADLEGIEDNIKGKKVAIDNHKESIKKYTKQQESVRNNREFNSLTKEVEFQELEVQLSEKQIKELKVTIEHKKDVISKSKEQLEIKTTHLKHKKLELESIMSETAKEEEFLIAKSNDYEALIEERLLKAYKRIRSSVRNGLAVVSIERGASAGSFFTIPPQTQVEIASRKKIITDEHSGRILVDHALAEEEREKMEQLFSTI; via the coding sequence ATGGCGAATATCAAAGAATTAAGTGTAGAGGAAAAATTAAGAGCATTATATGATTTGCAGTTAATTGATACACGTATTGACGAAATTAGAAATGTTCGTGGCGAATTGCCTCTAGAAGTTGAAGATCTAGAAGACGAAGTTGCCGGTCTTACCACTCGTTTGGACAAATTAAAAGCAGATCTTGAAGGAATCGAAGACAACATCAAAGGAAAGAAAGTTGCGATTGATAACCATAAAGAATCTATCAAAAAATACACTAAGCAGCAAGAATCTGTACGCAACAACCGCGAATTTAACTCTCTTACAAAAGAAGTTGAATTTCAAGAGTTGGAAGTACAACTTTCTGAAAAACAAATAAAAGAGCTTAAAGTAACTATTGAGCACAAAAAAGATGTGATTTCTAAATCCAAAGAACAGTTGGAAATTAAGACAACACATTTGAAACATAAAAAGTTAGAGTTAGAATCAATTATGTCTGAGACTGCAAAAGAAGAAGAATTTCTTATTGCAAAATCAAATGACTATGAAGCACTTATCGAAGAGCGTTTGCTTAAAGCATACAAAAGAATTCGTTCAAGTGTAAGAAATGGACTAGCGGTAGTTTCTATAGAAAGAGGTGCATCTGCAGGATCTTTCTTTACAATTCCGCCTCAAACACAAGTTGAGATTGCTTCTCGCAAAAAAATCATCACTGACGAGCATTCTGGTCGTATCCTTGTAGATCACGCCCTTGCAGAAGAAGAGAGAGAGAAAATGGAGCAGTTGTTTTCAACTATCTAA
- the lipA gene encoding lipoyl synthase, whose product METVLDNTLPIGKPKWLKVKLPIGKKYTELRGLVDKYELNTICTSGSCPNMGECWGEGTATFMILGNVCTRSCGFCGVKTGRPETVDWGEPEKVARSIKIMNIKHAVVTSVDRDDLKDMGSIIWFETVQAIRRMNPKTTLETLIPDFQGIERHLDRIVEANPEVVSHNMETVRRLTREVRIQAKYDRSLAVLKYLKEQGINRTKSGIMLGLGELEEEVIETLHDLRAANVDVVTIGQYLQPSKKHLPVKEFITPEQFAKYEKIGLDLGFRHVESGPLVRSSYKAQKHIL is encoded by the coding sequence ATGGAGACAGTTTTAGACAATACGTTACCGATTGGCAAACCAAAATGGCTTAAAGTAAAGCTTCCAATAGGCAAGAAATACACCGAACTTCGTGGGCTTGTAGACAAATATGAGTTGAATACGATTTGTACTTCGGGCAGTTGTCCGAATATGGGCGAATGCTGGGGCGAAGGAACGGCAACATTTATGATTTTAGGTAATGTGTGCACCCGTTCATGTGGGTTTTGTGGTGTAAAAACTGGACGTCCTGAAACCGTAGATTGGGGTGAGCCAGAAAAAGTAGCCCGCTCGATAAAAATTATGAATATTAAGCACGCTGTTGTTACTAGTGTTGACCGCGACGACTTGAAAGATATGGGTTCTATTATTTGGTTTGAAACCGTGCAAGCGATAAGAAGAATGAATCCGAAGACAACTTTGGAGACACTAATTCCTGATTTTCAAGGAATAGAGCGCCACTTAGATAGGATTGTTGAAGCAAATCCCGAGGTGGTTTCTCACAATATGGAAACGGTAAGAAGACTTACACGTGAAGTGCGAATTCAAGCAAAATACGACCGAAGTCTTGCAGTTTTAAAGTACTTAAAAGAGCAAGGAATCAATAGAACAAAGTCGGGAATTATGCTAGGCCTTGGTGAACTTGAAGAGGAAGTAATTGAAACTTTGCACGATTTAAGAGCTGCAAACGTGGATGTTGTAACTATTGGTCAATACCTTCAGCCGAGCAAAAAGCACCTACCTGTAAAAGAATTCATCACACCCGAGCAGTTTGCTAAATATGAAAAAATTGGACTCGATTTAGGCTTTAGACACGTAGAAAGTGGTCCACTTGTGCGCTCATCTTACAAAGCACAAAAACATATTTTATAA
- the lpxK gene encoding tetraacyldisaccharide 4'-kinase, whose amino-acid sequence MKILRKLLYPFGLLYGGITSIRNFLFDKEILKSTEFDIPIIAIGNLNVGGTGKTPQVEYLTRLLTPYYKVAILSRGYKRGSKGFFLADENSTAVMLGDEPFQYHRKFPKVSVAVDANRTQGIQNILKLRPETQVVLLDDAYQHRKVKAGLYILLTSYSDLFSDDLLLPAGNLRESKSGADRAAIVIITKCPSSLSQEQQQKVKSKLALTENQQLFFSTIEYDEFVFSENNSIYVQEVKLKNKTLLAGIAKPKYFFDYLKKPSDTLLEFPDHHNFSPTEIESIKAKAKENLVITTEKDYVRLYDSVVSDNIYYLPIKSAFLKDKELFDKSILDFLKKSTNK is encoded by the coding sequence ATGAAAATTCTCAGAAAACTTCTATATCCTTTTGGACTGCTGTATGGCGGAATTACTAGTATTCGAAATTTTCTTTTTGATAAGGAAATTTTAAAATCGACCGAGTTTGATATTCCTATAATAGCCATTGGAAATCTCAATGTTGGAGGTACCGGCAAGACGCCACAAGTAGAATATCTCACAAGATTACTTACTCCTTATTATAAGGTTGCGATTTTAAGTCGTGGTTATAAAAGAGGTAGTAAAGGATTTTTTCTTGCTGATGAAAATTCTACGGCTGTAATGTTGGGAGATGAACCGTTTCAATATCATAGGAAATTCCCAAAAGTTTCTGTCGCAGTTGATGCAAATCGCACACAAGGAATTCAGAATATTTTGAAACTACGTCCAGAAACTCAGGTCGTCCTTCTCGATGATGCTTATCAACATCGCAAAGTAAAAGCGGGATTATATATCTTGCTCACTTCCTATTCTGATTTGTTTTCTGATGATTTACTACTTCCTGCGGGAAACTTGCGTGAATCTAAATCAGGTGCTGATCGAGCTGCGATTGTAATCATAACCAAATGTCCTTCATCTCTGAGCCAAGAGCAACAACAAAAGGTCAAGTCGAAATTAGCTTTAACTGAAAATCAACAGTTGTTTTTTAGCACAATTGAATACGATGAATTTGTCTTTTCTGAAAACAACTCTATTTATGTCCAAGAAGTAAAATTAAAAAATAAAACCTTACTCGCCGGAATCGCGAAACCCAAATACTTTTTCGACTATCTAAAAAAGCCATCCGATACTTTATTAGAATTTCCAGACCATCACAATTTTAGTCCAACGGAAATAGAGTCGATAAAAGCGAAAGCAAAAGAAAATCTCGTAATCACCACTGAAAAGGATTACGTTCGATTATATGATTCTGTAGTTTCAGATAATATCTATTATTTGCCAATTAAAAGTGCATTTCTTAAAGACAAGGAATTGTTTGATAAAAGCATTTTGGATTTCTTAAAAAAGTCTACGAACAAATAG
- a CDS encoding RNA polymerase sigma factor has protein sequence MEIAKFIERAQAGDQVALTYLLDFYWNEVYGFMLVRTENEADTDDITIETFAKAFEKIKTYNPEFQFNTWLIAIAKNVHIDMIRKRKSSPFVTIDDFDNSEFLNLPDTSLSAEDELIQEQNLARLLKYIKELKPHYQEVIQLRYFQEMSYQEIADKLEQPLSNVKIRILRAKNLLAEIIRGRK, from the coding sequence TTGGAAATAGCAAAATTTATAGAGCGGGCACAAGCAGGCGATCAAGTTGCCTTAACCTACCTATTAGATTTTTATTGGAATGAAGTGTATGGTTTTATGCTTGTTCGCACCGAAAATGAAGCGGATACTGACGACATTACCATTGAAACATTTGCGAAAGCTTTCGAAAAAATTAAAACCTACAATCCCGAATTTCAATTCAATACTTGGCTGATTGCTATTGCAAAAAATGTTCATATTGATATGATTCGCAAGCGCAAGTCATCTCCATTTGTAACAATCGATGATTTTGACAATAGTGAATTTCTCAATCTTCCAGATACTTCACTTAGCGCCGAAGACGAATTAATTCAAGAGCAAAACTTGGCTCGACTACTAAAATATATTAAGGAATTAAAACCACATTATCAAGAGGTTATTCAGTTGCGGTATTTTCAGGAAATGTCTTATCAGGAAATCGCGGATAAATTGGAACAACCGTTAAGCAATGTCAAAATTAGAATTTTGAGAGCTAAGAATTTATTGGCGGAGATTATTCGCGGAAGGAAGTAA
- the gap gene encoding type I glyceraldehyde-3-phosphate dehydrogenase, with product MSKIKVAINGFGRIGRNLFRLLLDHPHIDVVAINDISDNHTMSHLLKYDSIHGVLKRNVSFDQEAILVDEKNFLFFHERDAINLPWGSLDIDVVIESTGKYKTLEDISKHLHAGAKKVILSAPAEVDSIKTIVLGVNEHILDGTETIVSNASCTTNNAAPMLKILDELCQIENAYITTVHSYTTDQSLHDQPHKDLRRARAASQSIVPTTTGAAKALTKIFPSMEGKIGGSGIRVPVPDGSLTDLTAYVKREVTIEEINAAFLKASQNGLNGILDYTEDPIVSVDILGNPTSCLFDAQLTSVIGKMVKVVGWYDNEIGYSSRLIDLIMLLNKK from the coding sequence ATGTCAAAAATTAAAGTTGCAATTAATGGTTTTGGCCGTATTGGTCGAAATTTATTTAGATTATTACTTGATCATCCTCACATTGATGTAGTCGCGATAAACGATATTTCGGACAATCATACGATGTCTCATTTATTGAAGTACGACAGTATTCACGGAGTATTAAAGCGAAACGTTTCTTTTGATCAAGAAGCAATTTTGGTTGATGAAAAAAATTTCTTATTTTTTCATGAGAGGGATGCCATTAATTTACCTTGGGGAAGTTTAGATATTGACGTTGTAATTGAATCTACGGGGAAGTATAAAACTTTGGAAGATATTTCTAAACATTTACATGCAGGAGCAAAAAAAGTTATTCTTTCTGCTCCTGCAGAAGTTGATAGCATTAAAACTATCGTACTTGGAGTAAATGAGCATATCTTGGACGGTACCGAAACGATCGTTTCCAATGCTAGCTGCACGACCAATAATGCGGCGCCAATGCTGAAAATTTTGGATGAACTTTGCCAAATTGAAAATGCCTATATTACAACTGTGCATTCTTATACTACTGATCAAAGTTTGCACGATCAGCCTCATAAAGATTTGCGCCGCGCGCGAGCTGCTAGCCAATCTATAGTTCCAACAACGACTGGAGCGGCAAAGGCCTTGACAAAAATCTTTCCTTCCATGGAAGGAAAAATTGGAGGTAGCGGAATACGAGTTCCCGTACCTGATGGCTCGCTCACAGATCTAACTGCCTATGTAAAACGGGAAGTTACAATCGAAGAAATAAATGCAGCGTTCTTGAAGGCTTCGCAAAATGGACTGAATGGAATTCTCGATTATACCGAAGATCCTATAGTGTCTGTCGATATTTTGGGCAATCCAACTTCTTGCCTTTTTGATGCACAATTAACATCGGTAATTGGCAAAATGGTAAAAGTAGTAGGTTGGTATGATAACGAGATTGGATATAGTTCTAGATTAATAGATTTAATTATGCTACTAAATAAAAAATAA
- a CDS encoding purine-nucleoside phosphorylase, with product MWETVQTTADFIKSKTNFSPEYAVILGSGLGSFVEDISVEFTLPYGEIPNFPVSTVEGHSGALVFGTVGDKKVVAMQGRFHYYEGYSMQEVTFPIRVFKMLGITKLIVSNASGGVNSKFNVGSIVLINDHINMQPEHPLRGANDQRFGPRFVNMSEPYSQKMIAKVQEIAVAANITVHTGVYLGLQGPTFETPAEYRMVKTLGADCVGMSTVPEVIVARHMDIETFGISVITDMGVEGQMENISHAEVLQAAKKAEPEVRYLISTLIQNY from the coding sequence ATGTGGGAAACCGTCCAAACTACAGCTGATTTTATTAAATCTAAAACAAATTTCTCACCAGAATACGCAGTGATTTTAGGATCAGGGCTTGGCAGCTTTGTCGAGGATATTTCGGTCGAGTTCACATTGCCCTACGGCGAAATTCCCAATTTTCCAGTTTCAACTGTCGAAGGTCACAGTGGAGCTTTAGTATTTGGAACAGTAGGCGACAAAAAAGTAGTTGCAATGCAAGGGCGTTTTCATTATTATGAAGGTTATTCAATGCAGGAAGTCACTTTTCCCATCAGAGTTTTTAAAATGTTAGGAATAACAAAACTAATTGTCTCCAATGCTTCTGGTGGTGTAAATTCTAAATTCAATGTGGGATCAATTGTTCTGATTAATGACCATATAAATATGCAGCCCGAACATCCGCTTCGAGGTGCGAATGATCAAAGATTTGGACCACGATTTGTAAATATGAGTGAACCTTATAGTCAAAAAATGATTGCAAAGGTTCAAGAAATAGCTGTAGCAGCAAATATCACAGTTCATACAGGAGTTTATCTTGGATTACAGGGACCAACGTTTGAAACACCAGCTGAGTATCGAATGGTAAAAACTCTAGGCGCCGACTGCGTGGGAATGTCTACCGTTCCCGAAGTAATTGTAGCCAGACATATGGATATTGAGACTTTTGGTATTTCGGTAATTACCGATATGGGTGTCGAAGGGCAGATGGAGAATATCTCTCACGCCGAAGTTTTGCAAGCAGCGAAAAAAGCGGAGCCTGAAGTGCGGTATTTAATCTCAACCCTTATTCAAAACTATTAA
- a CDS encoding glycosyltransferase: MLLITFYAFIFIVFLQLLYYLVIFGKFAFAKITTGTPKRLAVSVIVCAKNEAENVSRFVPLLAAQNFPDFEIILIDDASSDNTLELFEEFEKQYSNIRLVKVVNNEAFWANKKFALTLGIKAAKNEYLLFTDADCRPSSENWISEMSSHFTLKKTIVLGYGAYEKIAGSFINKIIRFETMLTAVQYFSWAKAGKPYMGVGRNLAYKREEFFKTNGFIDHMKIRSGDDDLFINQAATSHNTTISFDSTGFTYSEPNTTYKDWFNQKRRHVSTAAHYKAFDKFQLSVFYISQIMFFLLAILLLAFLYEWIIVLSLIGFRYLFTWLVLGFSSGKLKEKDVMYWFPVIEIVVIFTQMNVFLTNIFSKPVHWK, from the coding sequence ATGCTACTCATTACTTTTTACGCATTTATATTTATAGTTTTTCTTCAACTCCTTTATTACCTAGTTATTTTCGGAAAGTTCGCTTTCGCTAAAATTACAACTGGTACACCAAAGAGATTGGCTGTTTCTGTGATAGTATGTGCCAAAAATGAAGCTGAAAATGTTTCAAGATTTGTGCCTTTGCTTGCAGCTCAGAATTTTCCTGATTTTGAAATTATCTTAATTGACGACGCTTCAAGCGACAACACCTTGGAACTTTTTGAAGAATTTGAAAAGCAATACAGCAATATCCGCTTAGTAAAAGTCGTGAATAATGAGGCTTTTTGGGCTAATAAAAAGTTTGCATTGACCTTAGGAATTAAAGCAGCTAAGAATGAATATCTCCTGTTTACTGACGCAGATTGCAGACCATCTTCTGAAAATTGGATAAGTGAAATGAGTTCGCACTTCACTCTTAAGAAAACTATTGTTTTAGGCTACGGTGCTTACGAGAAAATTGCCGGCTCTTTTATTAATAAAATTATCCGTTTTGAGACCATGCTGACTGCCGTTCAGTATTTTTCTTGGGCAAAAGCGGGAAAACCATATATGGGCGTTGGAAGAAATTTAGCTTATAAACGCGAAGAATTTTTCAAAACTAATGGATTTATAGATCACATGAAGATTCGATCTGGCGATGATGATTTATTTATCAATCAAGCCGCTACTAGTCACAATACTACAATTTCATTTGATTCGACAGGATTTACATATTCTGAACCAAATACGACTTACAAAGATTGGTTTAATCAAAAAAGGAGACACGTTTCAACAGCTGCGCACTATAAAGCATTTGATAAGTTTCAGTTGAGCGTTTTCTACATTTCTCAAATTATGTTTTTCCTCTTAGCAATATTATTACTAGCTTTTTTATACGAATGGATTATCGTTTTGAGTTTAATAGGTTTTAGATATCTTTTCACCTGGCTTGTGCTAGGATTTTCGAGCGGAAAATTAAAAGAAAAAGATGTGATGTATTGGTTTCCAGTTATCGAAATTGTGGTTATATTTACTCAGATGAATGTATTTCTTACCAATATTTTCTCAAAGCCAGTACATTGGAAATAG